CCCCAAGAACTCAAAGTCTATCTCATCCCATGTTGATCCTTTAGAAGATAGCTGTACGTAAACACAGACATTCAGATGGATAAGTAAACGAACATAAATTTGTGTTGATGGTATGTGCAAATACTGACTCTACAAGAAAACTTACATAGTAGGCAGTAACAGTGCCAGCAGAGTTTCCAGGAACTAACTTGAGCTGCATATCTATCTTTCCAAAGAGGTACTCATTCTTGGATTGGAATCCTGAGCCAGAGGCTTTGTCAAGTTTGAGAGTAAGAAGCTCGCCATTGTTGAGTATGTTAGCCCGTCCATCTCCCCATGTAATGTCAATGTCTTGGTTCAAGTTGCCAAGAGTAGCAACTATCAAAGAACTAACAAGAATAGGCATAAGAACCATGAATTTAACACTTGCAGAagtggaagaagaagccatGGGGACGATTTGTAGTATTTTTTGCGTGTATGAGGTTTGGAAGTGAAGGATGAGTGTACTTAGGAACTTGGATTGGTATTTATAGTAAGGACATAGTAGACAGGTTACTAATACGTGTATccaaaagtaaaggaaaatgCATGGGAATGTCCAGTCAGCTAAGCTGTAGACAGTTGTTGCCTTTAAGAAAGTGTAAAATTAGCTGTAAAGATCGCACTACCAAACACAACcaaatgaatataattaattttttgtactaTAGTACGcgttttgaattatttttgagaagaaaaggTCAAAGTTATTGTTGCTCAATtcacatctctctctttcttttgtttaggcACCAGCCCAGCTTCATAGAGTTCAAAATAATACTTCTTTTGGGTGCTAGTGTTTGTTCCAAGTCCAACTAATACTCCTAAATCACAACAACCTCCACCAATTGGGACTTTAAAGACATAATAGGAGCGCCTGGAAAAGTGAAAAATCACACGTTTGCCTTTACTGATATTTTCATCCATGACATAAATACAGTTCCTGCGACTCCATctgcttttcaaaataaatactACTTTTCTGGATATTACCTAGCACAAATTGGGccatatttattttctttccattggATGCATGTGAAATTCTTTATTGCCACAATGATGGGAAGCCTGTCTTATTGTCATAATTAATGGGGGAAAAAAATGTAGGTACaggggaagaaagaaagaaagaaagagagagacacgCTGAGCTTTGTAGTCATGAGTGTGGTTCACtgtaactttttttataatttgttggaGTGGTTAACGGTATTCTATATCTATAAGAGGTAGACAATTACTTTACATGGAttcaccactttttttttcacagcTCACAGTTAATCATTTtagtaaatgataataaaatttatatccCTGATTTATTGTTTCTCATTTAAAAGAGAATTTGGGTTAGATTCCTCCTTATCTCAATTGATGTCAGAATTAAAGGGAGGAGAAGGCAGTACAAAAGAGTATTTTCATGATTGATGTTTTTCCAAAATAATGTTGTACGTTTCCGTTCtaatgttattttgtttttcttttttaatttttttggaattttctaaTTCAAGTTTACAAGAGATTGgttctttaaagtttaaacaactAATAACTTGTTTAACTACTTAGCTTAACTAATTAACTTTTGGCTAACATCTCTTACTCACACACACTTACATGTACATGTAACCATTATTCTGATTTGGCTAAAATTGTGAGTTGAAGTCATGATTTCCAATTCCAACTTTTTCAAGTCCAACTTGGAAATTGTGACTTGGAGCCATGATTTCTATACAAAAGTGGCATGTGTGTGAGGTTGTGTGGGTAGGACTAGCTTTTCTTGATTGAATTGCACTAAGTTCTTGATCCTACGCTCATGTTTTGTACTATACACGTACCTGATCATGCTGTTGTTCTGTTCTAAATGAATTTTGGGTTGGCTGCGGCTTTGGGCTTATTACAGGTAGGGGTGTGCAGCCAACCCGCCAAAACTGACTCGACCCAATCCAACCTGccgggttgggtcggtttttaggcctttgtgggttgggttgggttgggttacaaattttttttctgatagcgggtcgggttgggtttggatcataaaatttcaaacccgcTAAACCCAACCTAACctacccatatatttaatatatatatatatatatatatatataaaatattatatgattaataaattttttaaaaataattagctCTTCCTATTCTatataaaaaccaattagttcacacaaaccctagtaaattcctattgttgtttagtcattagtgttgtttgcctttaaaGAGTcacattgatactaatctttgagttttttaaatatatttatactactcaatttaataataataataaaaatttgtcaaccatgggttcaacccgactcatatggattgggttgggttgggttggacttatgtgatgggttggattgggttgaattttttttgatccaccatggtgggttgggtcaaaaaattccctcaaccctacccatgcacacccctaattaCAGAACTTAGCTTATGAATTGAATCAAAAgaattattttgagaaatccttTTTAACAACAGTACTAGAgtattattttaggaaaaactTATTATAACACTCGAGAATTACCACCCAGTTAGTGATGATTGTTGTCCATTAGGTGGGGAGTATGTTCCATGTAGAATACTACCAAGTACCAAATCAAAACAGATTCAACAACAGTCATTGAAAAAAACATGATTCAAGGACTTTTATAGAAGTGTTGATTCCGGGATTCTAGTGTTTTAAAATGATTCCTTTATTTgcatatttgaaatttgaaggtCCTCTCCCTCATATCTCATATATGTTTTTTGCTAGTTCATTTGcttaccttcttcttcttcttcttcttcttcttttttttttttttggagagaggccatttttttattagaccGTAGGAATAGATGTCATCCATCtaaatatcataattaataGACAATCCCAAtgatgtaaaaactaaaaagaaattttaaatcataaatatataatttgatgaGGAATAAGTAATTACACGGAAGATTTAGTGACGATGAACTCAGAAGAAGACCTTAGAACAcctgaaaataaattaaagaaggTGACTTAGGTGGCATTGGTGCAGTACTGGCCTATATAAGTACTACAATGTTTAAGTTAATAGCTTTGCAAAGGTATGCTCTACATTGCTTTGTAACTTAACTGACActttatgatatttttaatgaaaatattcaagaatcaaatctcttatttattgttgtaactatcaaattttaagataataataattttaaaaaaaggtatGCTCTACCCTCCACTTTTTGTTCGGAAGCTATGCTCCACAGCCTCCACCTTGATAAACCTTTGTCTGTTTAATGCAATTTGATCATTAATTTATACGTTTACTCtggttgattttatttttgcttttaacaAATGGGAGATGAGCATTTAAATCTAGCTTGATAGCTTCTCTCTATTGTAAAGATGGGACAATGCCATTGTTTTACAATAGTACTCTTACCACCTCCATGATTTGGAGATTTAAACATTTCAATAGTGCTTTACAATAAgtttaaaaatacaataaatttaccACTCACTCTTTGCAAATGAAATAATACTTTTCTATGCATGAAGTGCTTATGGGTTTAGGGGGCAAGTAATTGAGTTGCAAAATTAATAACATATTAAGGTAGTAATTAATGTATATGATGCCTGGTTACATATAAGAGTGATTTTGACAAATCTCAATCAACCATcctaacaaattaataaaaaaaatttgtaaaacttCTCGTGTTAGCAGCATTGCTGTAATCTTTAATGGTCCTCTGCATTTATTTTGTCTTACCTTTTTcaataaacatgaattaaaAGAAGGAAACAACAGCCCATAGCGTGCAACTTACAAAtgtcaaaaagaataaaagaattatattatacGTATGTTACAACTTACATAGAGAATATGAAATAAATCAAAgagttgcaaaaattaaaaaataaaagaattgacaCAAGGTTCCTAGTCCTATATTTGTCTAGGATGTGGTACATTCTGTAGGAAGGCCTTGGGGAAGCCTCTTCGTGTCTGTGCAATAGTTGTATATCATATAGTTCTTCTGCGCCCATTGCAATCTCTGCTGACTCGCTGAATCCAACTCTTGTGAGAGCCAAGCATTATTGCTAGAAGTAGAAGAGGGAGAGTTTGAAGCGCAGGAGGATGCCCCAGAGGTCCAAACACAAGCATTTGCGTTGAAGTTTCTATAGGAAGCAGTGAAAGGAGCTTGTGTCCAATCTGTCTTGACGAGTCCACCCCTTGTGGCCCAATCATCAGCATTCCAGAGGCTAGAGTATATCCTCATTGGCTGATTCTTTGGGAATGGAACACCATTTGACTCCAAGTTCTTGAACTCTCTAATGGGAGTGCCGTCCACAGAGAAACTGAGATGAAAAAGGAAAAGTCAATACACAGTGTATAGGGAAAAAACTGGAACAGCTACATAAATTTCAATACACAGTGTATAGGGAAAAAACTGGAACAGGTACATAAATTTTAACTAGTAAGAAATTGGTGCAATACTTACATAATGCGCTGGGGATTCCAAAGTATGGAGTAGGTGTGAAAATCTGCAGTTGGGTCAAACCATAGATAGAATTGCTGCTCTCTGTTGCCCTTGCCTTGGCTGAACACATTAGTGTGAAGTATATAAGGATCACCACTCAGATTCCCCAAGAATTCAAAGTCTATCTCATCCCATGTTGATCCTTTCGAGGACAACTGCAGACACAGACATAAGCATTAGCTATTGAACATGTAGTCCTCTTTAAAATAGAATGAAGCACTAGTGTCAGAAATGCTTACATAATAGGCAGTGACAGTGCCAGCAGAGTTTCCAGGGACAAGCTTGAGCTGCATATCAATCTTTCCAAATAGATATTCATTCTTGGACTGGAATCCTGAGCCAGAAGTTTTGTCCAGTGATAGAGTAAGGAGCTCACCATTGTTGATTATATTAGCACGGCCATCTCCCCATGTAATGTCAAAGTCTTGGTTCAAATTAGCAGCAGAGGCAACCATCATTGACCCAAGAAGAAGCACTAGAAGGATTAAAGGAGCACATAAAGAAGTCATAGAAGCCATGAATTCTATGTTAATGGGTGATAAGAAAATTGGAGTATTTCTGTGTTTGACTATTTGTAATGTAAGTGAAGATTACTGAGTGAAGAGATTGGTGTTGGCAGAACTAGTTTGGGCTGGTATTTATACTAGGCAATTAGGGTGTGAACTGTGAAGAGACTGTGAAGAGACAAAGCATAGGAAAGGCCATAGGAAGGTCGGGTTATGTAATAAGCTGTAGCCAGTTGTTGTCATGAAAAGTTATTACAAAGATAGCTGTTTGAATCGCGCCAACACCACCAAATAAACCTTCAATTATACATATAACACGCTGTTTTGCATAAGTTTCCCATGAAAGTTCCCAGTTACTGCTGTCCAGTTGTTATCACCTGCCCTGCCTCTTTGGATTTTCCTACTTAAAAATTCATGAGAAACAGGGAATTGAAAacatatatgataaaaaaaaaattgcaactcCACGAGCATTACCACTGACCCAAGTACCAAAGACTGTACAGGTCATAAAGAAACCATAGGGAAAGTGAGTATCACATGTATACTCTAATCGGTCACGCGCTGTTGTAAGGTTATTAAATAACAAAagtcatatataaataaaaaaaggagatTAGATGCCAATCTTAGACCATTCATTTGGCTAaatttttccttatattttacattaaaaatttattttttttaatttattttacactaccacattttcaaaacacgCACATTAGTTGATCTATTTTACAAATCTattctaaaataatattatttattcttttttattattatttattaatacctatttattattattattttcacttcccactttttttttttcagctctCTCACCCaattctctctttccctcactcTTTCCCTCACAGCCACCTCACCTAGCCCGCCATCACCGCCGATCCAACTCGCCACCGCCTCAGCCCTCTGCCGATTCGCCCTCCCTCTCTCCTCCACCACTGACCCTTCACCTCCCACCCTCAACCTACGACAGCAATGGAAGATCTGGCGGCAACAATGGAAGACCTGACGGCAGTAGATCGGGTGCAGATCCGACTACGTTGGGCTTTTCACATGAGTTTTTTGTTGAGTATGATTTGGGCTGGGTTTGGATTTCCCGGTgagttttgattgattttgagtTGTTTCTAGTGGGATTgtcttgattttgagttgagTTTTCTAATTGCTTTTCCATTGATTTGAGTTAATTTTCTGTTAATTTTCTATGCTAGGCTGCAGTGTTTGGTGGTTGGGtggttattttcttctttcttcttcttattctgcCACGTTGGGTTGTTGTAGGCGTTGGGGAAGCTGTTGGTTGTTGTAGACGTAGAGGAAGAGAAGTAGTTtgatagaggagagagaaaaaaagaataaaaaaaattatttgcacaTGAATAGTAACTATGCATATATGCACGATTACTGTTCATTTGCAAAGCAATTGTGCATATTTGCACATTTTTACAAatactgatgtgggtgttttttgggttaaaatgtgcaaaattgagcactttttgtattttgcacatttttgcaaccactgatgtggttgctcttaaaTGCTATAATGGTATTAAGGAATAAAAGCTGGTAGTAgctcaaatttaaatattgtataatCGTGAATTAGAAAATGCGTACTTTGTACTATGTATAATTCTACATTGTTGGGTTGGGTTAAGATTTTGAGCACCGGCAATTAACCAATAACTtgagttaattaattagttcaATTACATGTAAAATCAATTATGGTACAATCAAATCACCAAACCAAAGTTGAATGCAgcgggaaaaaaaaagtt
This genomic stretch from Castanea sativa cultivar Marrone di Chiusa Pesio chromosome 1, ASM4071231v1 harbors:
- the LOC142606126 gene encoding putative xyloglucan endotransglucosylase/hydrolase protein 23; the encoded protein is MASMTSLCAPLILLVLLLGSMMVASAANLNQDFDITWGDGRANIINNGELLTLSLDKTSGSGFQSKNEYLFGKIDMQLKLVPGNSAGTVTAYYLSSKGSTWDEIDFEFLGNLSGDPYILHTNVFSQGKGNREQQFYLWFDPTADFHTYSILWNPQRIIFSVDGTPIREFKNLESNGVPFPKNQPMRIYSSLWNADDWATRGGLVKTDWTQAPFTASYRNFNANACVWTSGASSCASNSPSSTSSNNAWLSQELDSASQQRLQWAQKNYMIYNYCTDTKRLPQGLPTECTTS